One stretch of Hymenobacter chitinivorans DSM 11115 DNA includes these proteins:
- a CDS encoding DUF6056 family protein: MQVSDRVTSPPATAESRVRGGWLLAFAAAILPFLLLAYYNYPSIHDDYSNSNRIIRMGRMEFIRELYATWTGRYTELALKAYLDPLSYQQTTLLARVQPIAVVLLLALGAFCFFRVLLRGARTSVVLACAFLLTVLYLNGFEMAGAALYWFGGYTSYTAGIIASLFAFAGLVGVHRYQGRPGAQLLSLLVAAGFGIVAIGAYDVSMMAICWVLGSAAALAWLLNSPAKWWFTAVFALAMIGTFVAVTAPGNRVRAAMAGRDLGAVLKSPQAIVIMVKSVYFAVTQSVSWANSLLLLLGSLLLAGLLTRVRESVVFNLGRIHPVLLALWLLGGVGAMIFPSILVYQTVWPHSWQCVYFYFMFGFSWLLTSIFARYSAHSVVLGTLASAKAWRLTALAFCALCFLSSTSNTQMALLDVAAKAPEHYARVRQREQYLKDEAKRGARVTEMRPLYSNEDAYKAPSVLYTYDFNNDDAVQYAIYYGVDSVVIKPNPYHP; encoded by the coding sequence ATGCAAGTTTCTGACCGGGTAACTAGCCCACCGGCAACGGCTGAGTCGCGGGTGCGGGGGGGCTGGCTGCTGGCCTTTGCCGCCGCGATACTACCGTTTCTGCTGCTGGCGTACTACAATTACCCCAGTATCCACGACGACTACTCTAACTCCAACCGCATCATTCGGATGGGACGAATGGAGTTTATCCGGGAACTGTACGCCACCTGGACGGGCCGCTACACGGAGCTTGCCTTAAAAGCCTACCTAGACCCTTTGTCGTACCAGCAAACCACGCTGCTGGCCCGCGTCCAGCCCATAGCCGTTGTGCTGCTGCTGGCTCTGGGCGCTTTCTGCTTTTTTCGCGTGTTGTTGCGCGGTGCCCGCACCTCGGTAGTGCTAGCCTGCGCCTTCCTGCTGACGGTGCTCTACCTGAACGGCTTTGAAATGGCCGGTGCTGCCCTCTACTGGTTTGGGGGCTACACGTCGTACACCGCCGGTATTATTGCTAGCCTGTTTGCCTTTGCGGGCCTGGTAGGGGTACACCGTTATCAGGGCCGGCCGGGGGCGCAACTGCTTAGCCTGCTCGTGGCCGCTGGGTTTGGCATCGTCGCCATTGGTGCCTACGACGTATCAATGATGGCCATCTGCTGGGTGCTGGGCAGTGCGGCCGCCTTGGCCTGGCTGCTCAACAGCCCGGCCAAATGGTGGTTTACCGCCGTGTTTGCCCTGGCCATGATTGGTACTTTCGTGGCCGTGACGGCGCCCGGCAACCGGGTGCGGGCGGCCATGGCGGGCCGCGACCTGGGCGCGGTGCTGAAAAGCCCGCAAGCCATTGTCATCATGGTTAAGAGCGTGTATTTTGCCGTTACGCAAAGCGTTTCCTGGGCAAATAGTCTGCTTCTGCTCCTGGGTAGCCTGCTGCTGGCCGGACTGCTCACGCGGGTGCGGGAATCCGTAGTTTTCAACCTGGGCCGTATTCACCCGGTTCTGCTGGCGTTGTGGCTGCTGGGTGGGGTGGGAGCCATGATTTTTCCCTCCATTCTGGTCTACCAAACGGTGTGGCCCCACAGCTGGCAGTGCGTGTACTTCTACTTCATGTTCGGGTTTAGCTGGCTGCTGACTTCAATATTTGCTCGGTATAGCGCCCATTCCGTGGTGCTAGGTACGCTGGCCAGTGCCAAGGCTTGGCGGCTAACGGCCCTGGCGTTTTGTGCCTTGTGCTTTCTGTCGAGCACTAGCAATACCCAAATGGCGCTTCTGGACGTGGCCGCCAAAGCGCCGGAGCACTACGCCCGGGTACGGCAGCGGGAGCAGTATCTGAAAGACGAAGCCAAGCGAGGCGCCCGCGTTACGGAAATGCGGCCTTTGTACAGCAACGAGGATGCCTACAAAGCTCCCAGCGTGCTGTATACCTACGATTTCAACAACGACGACGCAGTGCAGTACGCTATTTACTATGGCGTCGACAGCGTCGTCATCAAACCCAATCCTTACCACCCGTAA
- a CDS encoding glycosyltransferase family 2 protein produces the protein MPKLSVIIPCYYNEGNIPVTAQALIANEAGFPPDVTFEYVMVDDGSGDNTVRELQRFREQYPDRVQVVELVSNVGSYNAIAAGMAHATGDCMAIITADMQDPPELMVQMYGYWLKGFKLVIGNRQDREETGLQKWFANLFHKTMKKVALSNIPDGGFDFVFFDRQVCDEVVRLKERNSNIFYLMVWLGFSYVNIPYVRRKREIGKSRWTLQKKIKLFIDSILSFSFFPIRLISILGMMLGGVALVYGLYILVMKALGNINAAGWTTLMVVVLFVSAFQMVALGIIGEYVWRGLDAARQRPLYVVKKVSGQAANLTERE, from the coding sequence ATGCCCAAGCTCTCAGTTATTATTCCCTGTTACTACAACGAAGGCAATATCCCGGTCACGGCCCAGGCGCTGATTGCAAACGAAGCGGGGTTTCCGCCGGATGTTACCTTCGAATACGTAATGGTGGATGATGGCTCCGGCGACAACACCGTGCGCGAATTACAGCGCTTCCGCGAGCAGTATCCCGACCGGGTACAGGTCGTGGAGCTGGTTAGCAACGTGGGGTCTTACAACGCCATTGCGGCCGGCATGGCCCACGCTACCGGCGACTGCATGGCCATCATCACGGCCGACATGCAGGATCCGCCGGAGCTGATGGTGCAGATGTACGGCTACTGGCTCAAGGGCTTTAAGCTGGTCATCGGTAACCGGCAGGACCGCGAGGAAACCGGCTTGCAAAAGTGGTTTGCTAACTTGTTTCACAAGACGATGAAGAAGGTGGCCCTGTCCAATATTCCGGACGGCGGCTTCGACTTCGTGTTTTTCGACCGGCAGGTGTGCGACGAAGTAGTGCGGCTGAAGGAGCGCAACAGCAACATCTTCTACCTGATGGTGTGGCTGGGCTTTAGCTACGTCAACATTCCCTACGTGCGCCGCAAGCGGGAAATCGGCAAGTCGCGCTGGACCCTGCAGAAGAAAATCAAGCTCTTCATCGACTCCATCCTGTCCTTCTCCTTCTTCCCGATTCGACTCATCTCCATTTTGGGTATGATGCTGGGCGGGGTGGCCCTGGTGTATGGGCTCTACATTCTGGTGATGAAGGCCCTGGGCAACATTAACGCCGCGGGCTGGACTACGCTAATGGTAGTGGTGCTCTTCGTATCAGCTTTTCAGATGGTAGCGTTGGGCATCATTGGGGAGTACGTGTGGCGGGGCCTCGACGCGGCCCGGCAGCGGCCTTTGTACGTAGTAAAAAAAGTGTCGGGACAGGCCGCAAACCTTACCGAACGGGAGTAA
- a CDS encoding acyltransferase family protein, giving the protein MSIKNISLPQPVAQRFSPHLEAIRGFAALLVVWHHAVSFPRTLDPHYTVQGFWAYMAPSHFSVLLFFVLSGYVIGLTNPRPLTTTTIPQYLRKRLVRIYPIYAVCMLLAVLVGWGQGYSWATVIGNFTFLQIAVTPIIHENSPAWSLHFEVLYYLLFVPVSFFRLPALLVLGVSLAIGIGSLLVQPAHPLLASYGLGFTFWMAGLTLAHYADTLPTKQPTYQLLLAFLLLFASFRGFDAPETMLRMVANSLIGTRLEQAHGHSYASMLAFRDLAWLPYAVLGIMVFAHKSFRFQRRLLSLAFLLPAFTFWHIAETWPAVDWATFGLGSLFYLLAVICFFVRIPPLEPWARHCISGLGKVGGISYGLYIVHFPLLQLMARLDFFAGSALTFWTRFVVLLIVALLAAYGLEKKFQPWVRTRWA; this is encoded by the coding sequence ATGTCAATTAAAAATATTTCTTTGCCACAGCCTGTGGCCCAGAGGTTTAGCCCCCATTTAGAGGCTATCCGGGGCTTTGCAGCGCTGCTGGTGGTGTGGCACCACGCCGTAAGTTTCCCTCGTACGCTTGATCCTCACTACACGGTGCAGGGGTTTTGGGCCTACATGGCACCGTCCCACTTCAGCGTACTGTTGTTTTTCGTGCTGTCGGGGTACGTAATCGGGCTTACCAATCCACGGCCCCTGACTACCACCACCATTCCGCAGTACTTACGCAAGCGGCTTGTGCGGATTTATCCAATCTACGCCGTGTGCATGTTGCTGGCGGTTCTCGTGGGGTGGGGGCAGGGCTATTCCTGGGCTACTGTCATCGGTAATTTTACGTTTTTGCAGATTGCCGTTACGCCTATTATCCACGAAAACTCGCCCGCGTGGTCTTTACACTTCGAGGTCCTGTACTACCTGCTGTTTGTTCCGGTTTCGTTTTTCCGATTGCCTGCGCTGCTCGTGTTAGGCGTATCGTTGGCTATCGGTATCGGCAGCTTGCTTGTTCAGCCGGCTCACCCCTTGCTGGCTTCTTACGGGTTAGGGTTTACTTTTTGGATGGCCGGTCTGACGTTGGCGCACTACGCCGATACTTTACCCACAAAGCAGCCCACCTACCAGTTGCTGCTGGCCTTCTTGTTGCTGTTTGCAAGCTTCCGCGGATTTGATGCCCCCGAAACGATGCTGCGCATGGTGGCCAACAGCCTGATAGGTACCCGGCTGGAACAGGCCCACGGGCACTCTTACGCCAGCATGCTGGCTTTTCGGGACTTGGCCTGGCTTCCGTATGCGGTGCTGGGCATCATGGTCTTTGCCCATAAATCCTTCCGGTTTCAACGCCGCCTGCTGAGCCTGGCCTTTCTGCTGCCTGCTTTTACCTTCTGGCATATTGCCGAAACCTGGCCCGCAGTAGACTGGGCCACCTTCGGCTTGGGCAGTTTGTTCTACCTGCTGGCCGTAATCTGCTTTTTCGTGAGAATTCCGCCGCTTGAGCCCTGGGCCCGCCACTGCATTTCGGGGCTTGGCAAGGTTGGCGGTATTTCCTACGGGCTCTACATTGTGCACTTTCCGCTGCTGCAACTAATGGCCCGCCTGGATTTCTTCGCGGGTTCGGCCCTGACGTTCTGGACCAGATTCGTGGTCTTGCTTATCGTGGCCCTGCTGGCGGCCTATGGGCTGGAAAAGAAATTTCAACCCTGGGTCAGGACTCGTTGGGCGTAG
- a CDS encoding ABC transporter ATP-binding protein, whose amino-acid sequence MNTGIIRYTLNSVRYYLTTPQKRKAVWMFILLLVSSFLDVIGLASLVPVMMVAAEPGGIQKSKYLLPVYNSLGFASDRSFLLFLIIVVFLFFLFKNLFSTWVNYLQTRFTAEVGLSIIKTQLSKYLNFPFWYFNDLGSSNLINSTLQVPSTYVNMILRPLFIFFSEIAVVFVIIVGILVYKPLLLAILAFVLLPTTMLTYRALRARSQAIGNRINELRPGSFAVISDLFTGFAELKLANKQARFRDKLLRNQEEIQKLDAEAYLYTLIPLKMIEMVAILGVLTIFLYAIFVPGSSNDLITLVGLFAAAAYRLMPSVNRMLMAMVQLKQNQYTIENLEAFREEKYNEAPHPQQLPLRFKETLSFDNLSFTFPGAEQPTLQGINITVRKGEKIGFIGSSGSGKTTLMNVLLRFYTEQRGHIRIDGEPLTPQNLEAWHRIIGYVKQDTFLMEASIKDNITLGDPEVDEQRLQYALDQASLRSFVEGLPQGVNTHIGERGSKLSGGQRQRIGIARAMYKQTQVLVLDEATSALDNETEREVNEAINKLSQTDITILIIAHRITTLRECDRIYELGQGQVIAEHQYDSLMRQIVQP is encoded by the coding sequence ATGAACACCGGAATTATCCGCTACACCCTCAATAGCGTCCGCTATTACCTGACTACGCCCCAAAAACGCAAAGCCGTCTGGATGTTTATCCTGCTGCTGGTATCCTCGTTTCTGGACGTTATTGGTTTGGCATCCCTCGTGCCCGTGATGATGGTAGCGGCTGAGCCCGGCGGAATTCAAAAAAGCAAGTACCTGCTGCCAGTATACAACAGCCTGGGCTTTGCATCCGACCGGTCGTTTCTGCTGTTCCTGATTATTGTAGTGTTCCTGTTCTTTCTGTTCAAGAACCTCTTCTCCACCTGGGTTAACTACTTGCAGACGCGCTTCACGGCCGAAGTAGGCCTGAGCATTATCAAAACCCAGCTGAGCAAGTACCTGAACTTTCCCTTTTGGTATTTTAATGATCTGGGCTCGTCTAACCTGATCAATAGCACGCTGCAGGTACCCAGTACCTACGTCAATATGATCCTGCGGCCGTTGTTTATTTTCTTCTCGGAAATAGCGGTTGTATTCGTCATTATCGTCGGCATCTTGGTATACAAACCGCTGCTGCTGGCCATTTTGGCTTTTGTGTTGCTGCCTACCACCATGCTCACGTACCGCGCGCTGCGGGCTCGTTCGCAGGCCATCGGCAACCGAATCAACGAGCTGCGGCCCGGCTCCTTTGCCGTTATCAGCGACTTGTTTACCGGCTTTGCCGAGTTGAAGCTGGCCAACAAGCAGGCGCGCTTTCGGGATAAGCTGCTGCGCAACCAGGAGGAGATTCAAAAGCTGGACGCCGAGGCCTACCTCTACACCCTGATACCACTCAAAATGATTGAGATGGTTGCAATTCTGGGGGTGTTAACGATTTTCCTGTACGCCATTTTCGTTCCGGGCTCTTCCAACGACCTTATCACGCTCGTCGGCTTGTTTGCCGCGGCCGCCTACCGCCTGATGCCCTCCGTTAACCGGATGCTGATGGCCATGGTGCAGCTCAAGCAAAACCAGTACACCATCGAAAACCTGGAAGCATTCCGGGAGGAGAAGTACAATGAGGCTCCGCATCCCCAGCAGCTGCCCCTGCGGTTCAAGGAAACTCTAAGCTTCGACAACCTGAGCTTCACTTTTCCTGGCGCCGAGCAGCCCACGCTGCAGGGTATCAATATCACGGTCCGCAAGGGCGAGAAAATCGGGTTTATCGGTAGCTCCGGCTCCGGCAAAACCACGCTGATGAACGTGCTGCTGCGCTTCTACACCGAGCAGCGCGGTCATATCCGCATCGATGGGGAGCCCCTGACGCCCCAGAACCTGGAAGCCTGGCACCGCATTATCGGCTACGTGAAGCAGGATACTTTCCTGATGGAAGCTTCCATCAAGGACAACATCACGCTCGGCGACCCGGAAGTAGACGAGCAGCGCCTGCAGTACGCCCTCGACCAGGCCTCGCTACGCTCGTTCGTGGAGGGCCTGCCCCAGGGCGTCAACACCCACATCGGGGAGCGGGGCTCCAAGCTCTCGGGCGGGCAGCGCCAGCGCATCGGCATTGCCCGCGCCATGTATAAGCAGACCCAGGTGCTGGTGCTGGATGAGGCTACCAGTGCCCTCGACAACGAGACGGAACGGGAAGTGAATGAGGCTATCAACAAGCTTTCCCAAACCGACATTACCATCCTGATTATTGCCCACCGCATCACGACTCTGCGCGAGTGTGACCGGATTTATGAGCTAGGTCAGGGCCAGGTTATTGCTGAGCATCAGTACGACAGCCTGATGCGGCAAATCGTGCAGCCCTAG
- a CDS encoding DegT/DnrJ/EryC1/StrS family aminotransferase: MSINVTKAYLPPLEEYVGYLEGIWERGWLTNNGPLVQRLEADLSTALSGARVQFMSNGTIALQVAIKALQLTGEIITTPFSYVATTTAILWEGCEPVFVDIEEQTFCIDATKIEAAITPRTSAILATHVYGYPCDVRAIEEIAKRHNLKVIYDGAHAFGVTVHGRSLLAYGDITTCSFHATKLFHTSEGGAIITMDEELAQKVWLYKSFGHIGDEYYSLGVNGKNSEFHAAMGLCNLPRVPEFIEARRQVAELYRAELASLPLRYPITPADTEYNYSYFPIIFETEQQMQRVKDALAAHDINTRRYFFPSLNKLPYHTGADCPVSEDISLRVLCLPFYQQLEHDDVRRISQLIRENYA; the protein is encoded by the coding sequence ATGAGCATAAACGTCACCAAAGCATATTTGCCCCCGCTTGAAGAATATGTGGGTTATCTGGAAGGTATCTGGGAGCGGGGCTGGCTGACGAATAACGGGCCGCTGGTGCAGCGTCTGGAAGCTGACCTGAGCACGGCCCTGAGCGGAGCCCGGGTGCAGTTTATGTCCAACGGCACGATTGCGCTGCAAGTCGCCATCAAGGCCCTGCAGCTCACGGGCGAAATTATTACCACGCCGTTTTCCTACGTGGCCACCACCACGGCCATTCTCTGGGAAGGCTGCGAGCCGGTGTTCGTGGATATTGAGGAGCAAACCTTCTGTATCGACGCCACCAAGATTGAAGCCGCCATTACGCCCCGCACCTCGGCCATTCTGGCCACGCACGTCTACGGCTACCCCTGCGACGTGCGGGCCATCGAGGAAATTGCCAAGCGCCACAACCTGAAGGTAATTTACGACGGCGCCCACGCCTTTGGCGTCACGGTGCACGGCCGCTCCTTGCTGGCCTACGGCGACATTACCACTTGCAGCTTCCACGCCACCAAGCTGTTTCATACCAGTGAGGGCGGCGCCATTATTACCATGGACGAGGAGCTGGCCCAGAAAGTGTGGCTCTACAAATCGTTCGGCCACATCGGCGACGAGTACTACTCGCTGGGCGTAAATGGCAAGAACTCCGAGTTTCATGCCGCCATGGGCTTGTGCAACCTGCCCCGCGTGCCCGAGTTCATCGAGGCCCGCCGCCAGGTAGCTGAGCTCTACCGCGCCGAACTGGCCTCGCTGCCGCTGCGCTACCCCATCACGCCGGCCGATACGGAGTACAACTACTCCTACTTCCCGATTATTTTCGAAACGGAGCAGCAGATGCAGCGGGTGAAAGATGCCTTGGCCGCCCACGACATCAACACCCGGCGCTACTTTTTTCCCTCCCTCAACAAGCTGCCCTACCACACCGGGGCCGACTGCCCCGTGTCGGAGGATATTTCGCTGCGTGTGCTGTGCCTGCCGTTTTATCAGCAACTGGAGCACGATGACGTGCGCCGCATTAGCCAACTGATCCGGGAGAACTACGCATGA
- a CDS encoding WbqC family protein, with protein sequence MRLAIMQPYLFPYLGYYQLLAAVDRFVIYDDVQFMLQGWINRNYILVNGKPLLFTLPLEATSANKSIRDTTVNPKLFPTWATKFTRTLQQNYSKAPYLAPVLEMVDTVLASASGQSIADVSTESIRQVHRYLGLQSQIVPTSTGYQNTHLSGPTRVLDICRQEGADHYINPINGRSLYDEAAFAQEGIKLNFLQMEPVPYKQLKGEFVPSLSILDVLMFNAPAAVHELLQAYTLA encoded by the coding sequence ATGAGGCTAGCCATCATGCAGCCCTACCTGTTTCCGTACCTGGGCTACTACCAGCTGCTGGCGGCCGTCGACCGGTTCGTCATCTACGATGACGTGCAGTTTATGCTGCAGGGCTGGATCAACCGCAACTACATTCTGGTGAATGGCAAGCCGCTGCTGTTTACGCTGCCGCTGGAAGCCACCAGCGCCAACAAAAGCATCCGTGACACGACGGTAAACCCGAAGCTGTTTCCCACCTGGGCCACCAAGTTTACCCGGACCCTGCAGCAGAACTACAGCAAAGCTCCGTACCTGGCCCCGGTGCTGGAAATGGTGGATACAGTGTTGGCCTCGGCCAGCGGGCAGTCCATTGCGGACGTGTCAACGGAAAGTATCCGGCAGGTGCACCGGTACCTGGGGCTGCAGAGCCAGATTGTACCCACTTCGACCGGGTACCAAAATACTCATCTGAGCGGCCCCACGCGGGTGTTGGATATCTGCCGGCAGGAAGGTGCCGACCACTACATCAACCCCATCAACGGGCGGAGCTTGTACGACGAAGCGGCTTTTGCCCAGGAGGGCATCAAGCTCAACTTCCTGCAGATGGAGCCCGTACCCTATAAGCAGCTTAAAGGTGAGTTTGTACCCTCCCTCTCGATACTGGACGTGCTGATGTTCAACGCCCCGGCTGCCGTGCACGAACTGCTCCAAGCTTATACTCTGGCCTAA
- a CDS encoding WbqC family protein, with product METPSSTLPTTVEKVAIMQPYFFPYLGYFALIKHTDFFVSFDPVQYIRKGWINRNRVLKPNESWQYITAPIQGTDREALIKDVLVTEGDAWKTQILRQLEHYKKRSPYYNEVKALLERCFANPELSISRLNTFYLAQVCEYLEIPFNHAIFSDMNLTLGPVAAPDEWALRTSQAMGATTYINPPGGREFFHADKYIAGGVKLQFLDMHLEPYSQRRPTFEAGLSIVDVLMFNTPEQVRTMLDNISLETAQ from the coding sequence ATGGAAACCCCGTCCTCCACACTGCCGACAACCGTGGAAAAAGTGGCTATTATGCAGCCCTACTTTTTCCCTTACCTCGGTTATTTCGCGCTGATCAAGCACACTGATTTCTTCGTTTCCTTCGACCCGGTGCAGTACATTCGCAAGGGCTGGATCAACCGTAACCGGGTGCTGAAGCCGAATGAAAGCTGGCAGTACATTACGGCTCCCATCCAGGGCACCGACCGCGAAGCTCTCATCAAGGACGTGCTCGTAACCGAGGGCGACGCCTGGAAAACCCAGATTCTGCGCCAGCTGGAGCACTACAAGAAACGCTCCCCCTACTACAATGAGGTAAAGGCCCTGCTGGAGCGCTGCTTTGCCAACCCCGAGCTCAGCATCAGCCGCCTCAACACGTTTTACCTGGCCCAGGTCTGTGAATACCTGGAAATTCCGTTTAACCACGCCATCTTCTCGGACATGAACCTGACGCTGGGCCCGGTGGCGGCGCCCGACGAATGGGCCCTGCGCACGTCACAGGCCATGGGTGCTACCACATACATTAACCCGCCCGGGGGCCGGGAGTTCTTCCACGCCGACAAGTACATTGCGGGCGGCGTCAAACTGCAGTTCCTGGACATGCACCTGGAGCCCTACAGTCAGCGGCGACCTACCTTTGAGGCCGGCCTCTCCATCGTCGACGTGCTGATGTTCAACACGCCCGAGCAAGTGCGCACGATGCTGGATAACATCAGCCTCGAAACGGCGCAATAA
- a CDS encoding acyltransferase gives MIGYYSPEELAELGFAEVGENVKISKTATIYNTGLISIGSNVRIDNFCVIAVSGTSRLRIGSYSHISAFNFINGMGDITLGDFFTTAPYVRIFSSSDDYSGEHMANTMVPREAIGTESAPVVIQKHVLIGTGSTILQGVTLAEGTAVAAHALVTKSTEPFTLVGGVPARKLKDRSRNLLELEKKYFHGNTEG, from the coding sequence ATGATTGGCTATTATTCACCGGAGGAACTGGCCGAGCTCGGCTTTGCCGAAGTAGGCGAAAACGTCAAGATTTCCAAGACGGCCACCATCTACAACACCGGCCTCATCAGCATCGGCAGCAATGTGCGCATCGACAACTTCTGCGTCATTGCCGTGTCAGGCACCTCGCGGCTGCGCATTGGCAGTTACAGCCACATTTCGGCCTTCAATTTCATCAACGGCATGGGCGACATCACGCTGGGCGACTTCTTCACCACGGCGCCCTACGTGCGGATTTTCTCGTCGTCGGATGACTACAGCGGGGAGCACATGGCCAATACCATGGTGCCCCGCGAAGCCATTGGCACCGAGTCGGCCCCGGTTGTAATCCAGAAGCACGTGCTCATCGGGACTGGCTCCACTATTCTGCAGGGCGTCACGCTGGCCGAAGGCACGGCCGTGGCGGCCCACGCCCTAGTCACGAAAAGCACCGAGCCTTTTACCCTGGTGGGCGGCGTACCGGCCCGCAAACTCAAGGACCGCAGCCGCAACCTGTTGGAACTGGAAAAGAAATATTTTCATGGCAACACCGAAGGTTAG
- a CDS encoding glycosyltransferase, protein MVTYNHAAFIGQAIESVLRQERDFALELVIGEDRSTDNTRAIIEDYQSRHPGIIRLITSPNNVGAQPNFIRTYGACEGEYIAMLEGDDYWVDDQKLKLQVELLDQNPDLVMCFAGCSVVNEKGELQQENYVPETSRRRLTQNDIIGSYCPPTLTVLFRNRMLETLPPAFAQVHNGDYFLYSMLTSKGDAAYLPRVVAHYRKHGGGIWTAQNLEKQYRGNLRTNLAVLDFLGGKCPPKLLTALNWFYTQLCTILWTQNRRDEFWPLYREFARFSLAHLNKEFAAYTFRLLTGRLPEVK, encoded by the coding sequence ATGGTTACCTACAACCATGCTGCCTTCATCGGCCAAGCCATCGAGAGTGTGCTGCGCCAGGAGCGGGACTTTGCCCTGGAGCTGGTTATCGGCGAAGACCGGTCCACGGATAACACCCGGGCCATTATCGAGGACTACCAGAGCCGGCACCCGGGCATTATCCGCCTGATTACCTCGCCCAACAACGTCGGGGCCCAGCCCAACTTTATCCGGACCTACGGGGCCTGCGAGGGCGAGTATATTGCTATGCTCGAGGGCGACGACTACTGGGTCGACGACCAGAAGCTAAAGCTGCAGGTGGAGCTGCTCGACCAGAATCCCGATCTGGTAATGTGCTTTGCGGGCTGCTCGGTGGTGAACGAAAAAGGCGAGCTGCAGCAGGAAAACTACGTGCCCGAAACCTCGCGCCGGCGTCTGACTCAGAACGATATTATTGGCAGCTACTGCCCGCCCACGCTCACGGTGCTGTTTCGGAATCGGATGCTGGAAACCCTGCCCCCGGCCTTTGCCCAGGTGCACAACGGCGACTATTTCCTCTATAGTATGCTGACCAGCAAGGGCGACGCGGCTTATCTGCCCCGCGTGGTGGCCCACTACCGCAAGCACGGCGGCGGAATCTGGACGGCGCAGAACCTGGAAAAGCAGTACCGCGGCAACCTGCGTACCAACCTAGCCGTGCTTGACTTTCTGGGCGGTAAGTGTCCACCCAAACTGCTGACGGCCCTGAACTGGTTTTACACCCAGCTCTGCACCATTCTCTGGACCCAGAACCGTCGGGACGAGTTCTGGCCCCTGTACCGCGAATTTGCCCGGTTTTCATTGGCCCACCTGAACAAGGAATTTGCCGCCTATACCTTTCGTCTCCTCACCGGCCGGCTGCCCGAAGTGAAGTAG
- a CDS encoding glycosyltransferase, giving the protein MSSDFRPLPGVTLLICTHNGATRLPEVLRYVAAQQVQPGVPWEVLLISNASQDDTLAVAERLGRELLPAGVAYRVLDEPRPGKENALVRGLNEARYEAVAIVDDDNLLAPDYTQMAFEVMQAHPEIGVLGARATGGFEVAPPAWFKSVEAVYAIGPQNGGVSGPYPDKEGFVYGAGSVVRRSGWLKLQEHGFHFLTQVQRGKVLAGGEDIELGEALRLAGYQLWYDERLQFQHFMYRSRLTWDYLLRIGPGAPSALLISTVYYFVARHPTLTEAAFNRLYAKRLVWLLTELAKRAGAVAAVWRRPPGEGEMANFEALRLLHNFRVSLGSRSEARRLFREVRALQQRLTEFK; this is encoded by the coding sequence ATGAGCTCTGACTTTCGCCCCTTACCCGGCGTCACGCTGCTGATTTGCACGCACAACGGGGCCACCCGACTGCCCGAAGTGCTACGCTACGTAGCTGCCCAGCAGGTGCAGCCCGGTGTACCGTGGGAAGTGCTGCTCATCAGCAACGCCTCCCAGGACGACACGCTGGCCGTAGCCGAGCGGCTGGGCCGGGAACTGCTGCCAGCCGGCGTGGCCTACCGGGTGCTCGACGAGCCCCGGCCCGGCAAGGAAAACGCCCTGGTACGCGGCCTGAACGAGGCTCGCTACGAAGCCGTGGCCATCGTCGACGACGACAACCTGCTGGCCCCCGACTACACCCAGATGGCCTTTGAGGTAATGCAGGCCCATCCCGAAATCGGGGTGCTGGGGGCCCGGGCTACCGGCGGCTTCGAGGTGGCGCCGCCGGCTTGGTTTAAGAGCGTGGAGGCCGTGTACGCCATTGGGCCCCAAAACGGGGGCGTGAGCGGGCCGTATCCGGACAAAGAAGGTTTCGTGTACGGCGCCGGCTCGGTGGTGCGCCGTTCGGGCTGGCTGAAGCTGCAGGAACATGGCTTCCACTTCCTGACCCAGGTGCAGCGCGGCAAAGTGCTGGCCGGCGGCGAGGATATCGAGCTGGGGGAGGCCCTGCGCCTGGCCGGCTACCAGCTCTGGTACGACGAGCGGCTGCAGTTTCAGCACTTCATGTACCGCAGCCGCCTCACCTGGGACTACCTGCTGCGCATCGGGCCCGGGGCGCCGTCGGCCCTGCTCATCAGTACGGTCTACTACTTCGTGGCCCGCCACCCCACGCTAACCGAAGCAGCCTTCAACCGGCTCTACGCCAAGCGCCTGGTGTGGCTCCTGACCGAGCTGGCCAAGCGGGCCGGGGCCGTGGCCGCGGTGTGGCGCCGCCCGCCGGGCGAGGGCGAAATGGCTAACTTTGAGGCCCTGCGCCTGCTGCACAACTTTCGGGTTTCGCTCGGCAGCAGGAGCGAGGCCCGGCGCCTGTTTCGCGAGGTGCGGGCCCTGCAGCAGCGCCTGACTGAATTTAAGTAA